Proteins encoded together in one Marinithermus hydrothermalis DSM 14884 window:
- a CDS encoding B12-binding domain-containing radical SAM protein translates to MNERLRKRIKERLEAERGTIYKDAPVRVTLAYPNTYAVAMASLGFQVVYRMFNAEPEFACERAFLEDAEYVRKGELPTYESGRRAGDCHIFGISVAFELDLVNIVRLLEAAGLEPFRDRRDAQDPVVIIGGPLTSSNPHPLRPFADVILIGDGEETVPALAEAWRNASSKTEFLDLIEGLPGVFLPDREERDPRWATARVDCLPVYSQIITPNTELPSMFLIEVERGCPRPCTFCLARVMYGPTRNADPERVLAVVPDGVEKVGLIGAALSDYPHVKYVGHKLLERGVKLAVSSIRADRVDHELAWILKEGGLRTFTIAADGPSQRLRELLKKQIKLEHLYKAARIARDLKFKGLKLYQMIGLPTETDDDITEMIEFTKELAEITPVALGISPFVPKRHTPHFNDRFAGIRVIEARLKRIQKELRKLRPRVEVRNTSAKWAWIEAVIARGGPEVGRAAYLLKDRESFSAWKTALREVGWHDPRTLPDPPEETERLELRVV, encoded by the coding sequence GTGAACGAACGGCTTAGGAAACGCATCAAGGAACGGCTCGAGGCGGAACGCGGCACCATCTACAAGGACGCCCCGGTGCGCGTGACGCTCGCGTACCCGAATACCTACGCGGTCGCCATGGCCTCCCTGGGGTTCCAGGTGGTGTACCGCATGTTCAACGCGGAACCCGAGTTCGCTTGCGAGCGGGCCTTCCTCGAGGACGCGGAGTACGTTCGTAAGGGAGAACTCCCCACCTACGAGTCCGGACGGCGCGCCGGGGACTGCCACATCTTCGGGATCTCGGTGGCCTTCGAGCTGGACCTCGTGAACATCGTGCGCCTGCTCGAGGCCGCGGGCCTCGAGCCGTTCCGCGACCGACGGGACGCGCAGGACCCAGTGGTGATCATCGGGGGTCCCTTAACCTCCTCGAACCCTCACCCGCTCCGTCCCTTCGCCGACGTGATCCTGATCGGGGATGGGGAGGAGACCGTCCCGGCCCTCGCCGAGGCCTGGCGTAACGCTTCGAGCAAAACCGAGTTCCTCGACCTGATCGAGGGACTGCCGGGCGTATTCCTTCCGGACCGCGAGGAGCGCGACCCGCGCTGGGCCACCGCGCGGGTGGACTGCTTGCCGGTCTACTCGCAGATCATCACCCCGAACACCGAGCTGCCGAGCATGTTCCTCATCGAGGTGGAGCGCGGCTGTCCTCGGCCCTGCACCTTCTGCCTCGCCCGCGTGATGTACGGCCCCACCCGCAACGCGGACCCCGAGCGGGTCCTCGCGGTCGTGCCGGACGGGGTGGAGAAGGTGGGGTTGATCGGCGCGGCGCTCTCGGACTACCCGCACGTGAAGTACGTGGGCCACAAGCTCCTCGAGCGCGGCGTGAAGCTCGCGGTCTCGAGCATCCGCGCGGACCGCGTGGACCACGAGCTGGCCTGGATCCTGAAGGAAGGCGGGCTGCGCACCTTCACCATCGCGGCGGACGGCCCCAGCCAGCGGTTGCGGGAGCTCTTGAAGAAGCAGATCAAGCTCGAGCACCTCTATAAAGCGGCCCGGATCGCGCGCGACCTGAAGTTCAAAGGGTTAAAGCTCTACCAGATGATCGGCCTCCCCACGGAGACGGACGACGACATCACCGAGATGATCGAGTTCACCAAAGAGCTCGCGGAGATCACCCCGGTCGCGCTCGGGATCTCCCCGTTCGTGCCCAAGCGGCACACCCCGCACTTCAACGACCGCTTCGCGGGCATTCGGGTGATCGAGGCCCGCCTGAAACGCATCCAGAAAGAACTCCGCAAGCTCCGGCCCCGCGTGGAGGTCCGGAACACGAGCGCGAAATGGGCCTGGATCGAGGCCGTGATCGCCCGGGGCGGACCCGAGGTGGGGCGGGCGGCCTACCTCCTCAAGGACCGCGAGTCCTTCAGCGCGTGGAAGACCGCCCTCCGCGAGGTCGGGTGGCACGACCCCCGCACCCTGCCCGATCCCCCTGAGGAGACGGAGCGCCTCGAGCTGCGGGTCGTCTAG
- a CDS encoding bifunctional folylpolyglutamate synthase/dihydrofolate synthase, which yields MEYTEAVRWLYRQTRAGRARTPARTAALLEALGHPERTFPAVHVLGTNGKGSVAAYLEAGLAAAGVPYGVTTSPHLVDFRERVRTDRGLVPAEEVVRFVRWVRGRAWEEPPTFFDLVTALAFAHFSVRGVALAVVEAGVGGARDATNTLAEVRVTVLTNVGEDHLEALGGSLEAVAWEKAGAVRPGVPVVTGARGVGLEVIREVCRERDAPLFVLNEAEVLFSLPAPPALPGAYQVGNARLAAAALRLLGYPEGVVRRALLEARIRGRMQEVRLGGVRVVLDGGHNPPAARAVAREFGAYHLVYGAFPRKDARAVLAALLPKARSVRYTSAGPGSLGQGALEALHPAPYIPDPRRALEEAVAAAKRTGDPVLVTGSLYLVGALLAEGLGE from the coding sequence GTGGAGTACACCGAAGCCGTCCGCTGGTTGTACCGGCAGACCCGCGCCGGTCGTGCCCGCACTCCAGCACGCACCGCGGCCCTCCTCGAGGCCCTGGGGCACCCCGAGCGAACCTTTCCCGCGGTGCACGTGCTGGGCACGAACGGCAAGGGAAGCGTCGCCGCGTACCTCGAGGCCGGCCTCGCCGCGGCGGGGGTGCCTTATGGCGTGACCACGAGCCCGCACCTCGTGGACTTCCGGGAGCGCGTGCGCACGGACCGGGGGCTGGTCCCAGCGGAGGAGGTGGTGCGGTTCGTGCGTTGGGTTCGAGGGCGCGCTTGGGAGGAGCCCCCTACCTTCTTTGATCTGGTCACCGCCCTGGCCTTCGCGCATTTCAGCGTGCGGGGCGTGGCCCTCGCGGTGGTTGAAGCGGGGGTGGGCGGCGCGCGCGACGCGACGAACACCCTGGCGGAGGTGCGGGTCACGGTACTCACGAACGTGGGGGAGGACCACCTCGAGGCCCTCGGCGGCAGCCTCGAGGCCGTGGCCTGGGAGAAGGCCGGTGCGGTGCGTCCGGGGGTCCCGGTCGTGACCGGGGCGCGGGGGGTGGGCCTCGAGGTGATTCGCGAGGTCTGCCGAGAGCGGGACGCGCCGTTATTTGTGTTGAACGAGGCGGAGGTGCTGTTCTCTCTGCCCGCGCCCCCGGCCCTGCCCGGGGCGTACCAGGTGGGGAACGCGCGGCTCGCCGCGGCGGCCCTGCGGCTTTTGGGGTACCCGGAGGGCGTGGTGCGTCGGGCGTTGTTGGAAGCCCGGATCCGTGGGCGGATGCAGGAGGTGCGGCTCGGCGGGGTGCGGGTGGTGCTTGACGGGGGGCACAACCCTCCCGCGGCCCGGGCCGTGGCCCGGGAGTTCGGGGCGTACCACCTGGTGTACGGGGCCTTTCCCCGTAAGGACGCGCGCGCGGTGCTCGCGGCGCTCCTCCCGAAGGCCCGGAGCGTGCGGTACACCTCCGCGGGGCCGGGCAGTTTGGGGCAGGGGGCCCTCGAGGCCCTCCACCCGGCCCCGTACATCCCGGACCCGCGGCGGGCTTTGGAGGAGGCTGTAGCGGCCGCGAAACGCACGGGCGACCCCGTGCTGGTCACGGGGTCGCTGTACCTGGTGGGCGCGTTACTCGCCGAAGGCCTCGGCGAGTAG
- a CDS encoding protease complex subunit PrcB family protein: MRYPTLLLTLLLVLSGCLPAQTPGPRYTTSEIQLLLEDAAERWVYFYGDPQTIQHQGAVLELTDERLDHIWAVPGALAVNGAPLLREVLPGVRLPARTVQAIPSGRFVVSTETEVRSVWYYDGRWYKLARALDADRIAVRVPDREEPEFAALTREETRVILRELVQRAGGQAFVVYELEEPVFKRLRFSPSPRRHREAALAVQFGVERELILVEPRPELWRLLEQGTQSGYTLRDPQGFLALSPTHFAEVWDLIAQNRVPRPAPPSVDLGRHSVVAFFWGLKPTGGYRVDVREVRLAGRTLTVVLELQSPPPGAIVTQALTSPYVLIQVNARPDRVVFVDDQGRLLAEAFGE; this comes from the coding sequence ATGCGTTATCCTACCCTCCTTCTGACGCTCCTCCTGGTGCTCTCCGGGTGCCTCCCCGCCCAAACCCCCGGCCCCCGGTACACCACGAGCGAGATCCAGCTCCTCCTCGAGGACGCCGCCGAGCGGTGGGTGTACTTCTACGGGGATCCCCAGACGATCCAGCACCAGGGTGCGGTGCTCGAGCTCACGGACGAACGCCTCGACCACATCTGGGCGGTACCGGGCGCCCTCGCGGTGAACGGCGCCCCGCTACTGCGCGAGGTGCTGCCGGGCGTGCGCCTACCCGCCCGGACCGTACAGGCCATCCCCAGCGGCCGGTTCGTCGTGTCCACGGAAACCGAGGTCCGGTCGGTCTGGTACTATGATGGGCGCTGGTACAAGCTCGCCCGTGCGCTCGACGCGGACCGTATCGCGGTGCGCGTGCCGGACCGCGAGGAGCCCGAGTTCGCCGCCCTCACCCGGGAGGAGACGCGGGTGATCCTCCGCGAACTCGTGCAGCGCGCGGGAGGGCAGGCGTTCGTAGTGTACGAGCTGGAGGAGCCGGTGTTTAAGCGCTTGCGCTTCAGTCCCTCTCCCCGCCGCCACCGTGAGGCCGCGCTCGCGGTGCAGTTCGGGGTCGAAAGGGAGTTGATCCTGGTGGAACCACGCCCGGAACTGTGGCGCCTGCTGGAGCAAGGCACGCAAAGCGGGTACACCCTGCGCGACCCGCAGGGCTTCCTGGCCCTAAGCCCCACGCACTTTGCGGAGGTGTGGGACCTCATCGCGCAAAACCGCGTGCCCCGCCCAGCCCCGCCCAGCGTGGACCTCGGACGGCACAGCGTCGTGGCCTTCTTCTGGGGCCTGAAGCCCACCGGCGGGTACCGCGTGGACGTGCGGGAAGTCCGGCTCGCGGGCCGCACGCTCACGGTCGTGCTCGAGCTGCAAAGCCCGCCCCCAGGCGCGATCGTCACCCAGGCTCTGACCAGCCCTTACGTCCTGATCCAGGTCAACGCTCGCCCGGACCGGGTGGTATTCGTGGACGATCAGGGCCGCCTACTCGCCGAGGCCTTCGGCGAGTAA
- a CDS encoding ABC transporter permease — MRTPTQQALRRFWKSSSGKAGLAIVLGLIILALIAPIVAPYDASRDRNLRERLEAPSLEHPMGTDELGRDMLIRVWHGTRISLRVGVVAVGIAVVVGTVLGLVAGYFGGRLDMVISWLVDIMLAFPSILLAIAIVAVIGPGIFNAMLAVGIVQIPIYIRLTRSVVLSLKEQEFATAAEALGASKSRILFRHILPNGLSPLIVQSTLSIATAILDAAGLGFLGLGAQPPDPEWGLMIARGFNYFSTAPWISLFPGLAIMIAVLGFNLLGDGLRDALDPRASR, encoded by the coding sequence ATGCGCACCCCTACCCAGCAGGCCCTACGCCGGTTCTGGAAATCCAGCTCGGGTAAAGCCGGCCTGGCCATCGTCCTGGGGCTCATCATCCTCGCCCTCATCGCGCCCATCGTCGCTCCGTACGACGCCAGCCGCGACCGAAACCTCCGCGAGCGCCTCGAGGCCCCCTCCCTCGAGCACCCCATGGGCACCGACGAACTCGGACGGGATATGCTGATCCGGGTCTGGCACGGCACGCGGATCAGCCTGCGCGTCGGTGTGGTCGCGGTGGGGATTGCGGTCGTCGTGGGCACGGTCTTGGGTCTTGTGGCCGGGTATTTCGGGGGGCGCCTCGACATGGTGATCAGCTGGCTGGTGGACATCATGCTGGCCTTCCCCTCGATCCTGCTGGCCATCGCGATCGTCGCGGTGATCGGCCCAGGGATCTTCAACGCGATGCTGGCCGTGGGCATCGTGCAGATCCCGATCTATATCCGCCTGACCCGCAGCGTGGTCCTTTCCCTCAAGGAACAGGAGTTCGCCACCGCGGCCGAAGCTCTAGGCGCGAGCAAAAGCCGAATCCTTTTCCGGCACATCCTCCCCAACGGCCTCTCCCCCCTGATCGTCCAGAGCACCCTCTCGATCGCCACCGCGATCCTGGACGCGGCGGGCCTGGGGTTTCTGGGGCTCGGTGCGCAACCCCCCGATCCCGAGTGGGGGTTGATGATCGCCCGAGGGTTCAACTACTTCAGCACCGCTCCCTGGATCAGCCTCTTCCCCGGCCTGGCCATCATGATCGCGGTGCTCGGGTTCAACCTCCTCGGGGACGGGCTGCGCGACGCGCTGGACCCGCGAGCAAGCCGCTAG
- a CDS encoding ABC transporter permease, with product MGAYAVRRFLSIIPVLFGVSLLVFTFVHLIPGDPAVVMLGERATPEALEKLREQLNLNKPLFFNFEAFQQTGNPSALLDSQYFTFLTRVLQGDLGQSIFSRVDVSTELAARFPATFELAVGAMIVAILIGIPAGIFAAIRKNSLVDLGVMVGALVGVSMPIFWLGLLLIYIFAVNLHWLPPSGRLDVQLELQSITGLYVLDSLLQGRLDVTLNALKHLILPSIALGTIPTAIIARMMRGSMLEVMNQDYIRTARAKGLAERVVIWKHALRNAMLPVITIIGLSFGTLLTGAILTETIFNWPGIGKWLYDAIGARDYPIVQGGTLFIATIYVIVNALVDLSYGLFDPRIQYR from the coding sequence ATGGGCGCGTATGCTGTGCGGCGATTTCTGAGCATCATCCCCGTACTGTTCGGGGTCAGCCTCTTGGTGTTCACCTTCGTTCACCTCATCCCCGGCGACCCCGCGGTCGTGATGCTGGGGGAACGGGCCACCCCAGAGGCCCTGGAAAAACTCAGAGAACAGCTCAACCTGAACAAACCCCTATTTTTCAACTTTGAAGCCTTCCAGCAAACCGGTAATCCCTCCGCCCTTCTGGATAGCCAGTACTTCACGTTCCTGACTCGCGTGCTACAAGGAGACCTGGGACAGTCCATCTTCAGCCGCGTGGACGTCAGCACCGAGCTCGCCGCCCGCTTCCCCGCCACCTTCGAGCTCGCCGTGGGCGCCATGATCGTCGCCATCCTGATCGGCATCCCGGCCGGCATCTTCGCCGCCATCCGGAAAAACAGCCTGGTGGACCTCGGGGTGATGGTAGGCGCGCTGGTGGGTGTGTCCATGCCGATCTTCTGGCTGGGCCTCTTGCTCATCTACATCTTCGCGGTCAACCTGCACTGGCTCCCCCCCTCAGGCCGACTCGACGTCCAGCTCGAGCTGCAGTCCATCACCGGCCTGTACGTGCTGGACAGCCTGCTCCAGGGTCGTCTCGACGTGACCCTCAACGCCCTAAAGCACCTAATCCTCCCCTCGATCGCCCTCGGCACCATCCCCACCGCGATCATCGCTCGCATGATGCGCGGTTCCATGCTCGAGGTCATGAACCAGGACTACATCCGCACCGCGCGCGCCAAAGGGCTCGCGGAACGCGTGGTGATCTGGAAGCACGCCCTCAGAAACGCGATGCTTCCCGTCATCACCATCATCGGCCTCTCCTTCGGGACGCTCCTCACCGGCGCAATCCTTACGGAAACGATCTTTAACTGGCCCGGTATCGGGAAGTGGCTGTACGACGCCATCGGCGCGCGCGACTACCCCATCGTTCAAGGGGGCACGCTCTTCATCGCGACGATCTACGTGATCGTGAACGCGCTCGTTGACCTGTCGTACGGGCTCTTCGACCCGCGCATCCAGTACCGTTAG
- a CDS encoding ABC transporter substrate-binding protein: MKRWTASILAVLLAASLGFAQTLIYGQSDLPKTLDSVDAQDGNSLRVAYQITESLVAFEPGTANIVPGLAVSWEANEDSTIWTFKLRRGVKFHDGTPFNAEAVKFNFDRWNDPNHPYRGEGKSFVPFTWVFGGFKGEGSILDRVEVVDEYTVRFHLTDSVGFFPQMLGAIYMQIDSPTAVMKNPDKYGTPEVGSVGTGPFKFKSWTIGDKVVLERNDEYWGEKAKVDTLVFRGIPEPASRLAELKAGAIHIANNLSPEDLRVIESDPNLKAVKQNGLNIGYLAIHQTHAPLDNLLVRKAIAMAVDWDAIVDAFYAGLGERATQFVPPAMWGRAEGIPPYPYDPETAKKLLAEAGYPNGFKTELWFMPVSRPYFPAPQPIAETIASYLAEVGIQVELKTEDWGTYLSDYNQGKFPLYMLGWSPDYPDPDNYLFTFFGPETIKSASGCTTEVCERIGELLFKARTEPDPEVRQELYAEVQRLVYENVIRIPVAHNNPLHATLKNVEGWVPSPLGSSENLNLVEVK; encoded by the coding sequence ATGAAACGATGGACGGCTAGTATTCTCGCCGTTCTGCTCGCGGCGAGCCTCGGGTTTGCCCAAACGCTTATCTACGGTCAGAGTGACCTCCCGAAAACCCTGGATTCGGTGGACGCCCAGGACGGCAACTCGCTGCGCGTGGCCTACCAGATCACGGAAAGCCTGGTGGCCTTCGAGCCCGGCACCGCCAACATCGTGCCCGGCCTCGCCGTGAGCTGGGAGGCCAACGAGGACTCCACGATCTGGACCTTTAAGCTGCGCCGCGGCGTCAAGTTCCATGACGGTACCCCGTTCAACGCCGAAGCAGTGAAGTTCAACTTCGACCGCTGGAATGACCCCAACCACCCCTACCGCGGCGAGGGCAAGTCCTTCGTGCCCTTCACCTGGGTCTTCGGCGGCTTCAAGGGCGAGGGCAGCATCCTCGACCGCGTAGAGGTCGTGGACGAGTACACGGTACGCTTCCACCTCACCGACTCGGTGGGTTTCTTCCCGCAGATGCTCGGCGCGATCTACATGCAGATCGACAGCCCCACCGCCGTCATGAAAAACCCCGACAAGTACGGTACCCCCGAGGTCGGGTCGGTCGGTACGGGCCCCTTCAAGTTCAAGAGCTGGACGATCGGCGATAAGGTCGTCCTCGAGCGCAACGACGAGTACTGGGGCGAGAAGGCCAAGGTGGACACCCTGGTCTTCCGCGGTATTCCCGAACCGGCTTCCCGCCTGGCCGAGCTGAAAGCGGGCGCGATCCACATCGCGAACAACCTCTCGCCGGAAGACCTCCGGGTCATCGAGAGCGACCCGAACTTGAAGGCGGTCAAGCAGAACGGCCTGAACATCGGGTACCTGGCGATCCATCAGACCCACGCGCCGCTCGACAACCTGTTGGTGCGTAAGGCCATCGCGATGGCCGTGGATTGGGACGCGATTGTGGATGCCTTCTACGCGGGGTTGGGCGAGCGCGCCACCCAGTTCGTGCCGCCCGCGATGTGGGGCCGCGCCGAGGGGATCCCGCCATACCCCTATGATCCGGAAACGGCGAAGAAGCTCCTCGCCGAGGCCGGCTACCCGAACGGGTTCAAGACCGAGCTGTGGTTCATGCCGGTCTCCCGTCCGTACTTCCCCGCGCCACAGCCCATCGCGGAAACCATCGCGAGCTACCTGGCTGAGGTAGGCATCCAGGTGGAGCTCAAGACCGAGGACTGGGGCACCTACCTCTCGGACTACAACCAAGGCAAGTTCCCCCTCTACATGCTGGGGTGGAGCCCGGACTACCCGGACCCCGACAACTACCTCTTCACCTTCTTCGGGCCGGAGACCATTAAGAGCGCGAGCGGGTGCACCACCGAGGTCTGCGAACGGATCGGTGAGCTGCTCTTTAAGGCCCGCACCGAACCGGATCCCGAAGTGCGCCAGGAGCTGTACGCCGAGGTGCAGCGGCTGGTCTACGAGAACGTGATCCGCATCCCGGTAGCGCACAACAACCCGCTTCACGCCACGCTGAAGAACGTGGAAGGGTGGGTGCCGAGCCCCCTGGGTAGCTCGGAGAACCTGAACCTGGTCGAGGTGAAGTAA
- a CDS encoding ABC transporter ATP-binding protein yields the protein MPEPLLELKNVSSYYGPIRALNKVNMVLYPGEMVCLLGGNASGKSTTLKTILGIVRNAEGEIWFRGQRVDRLSTAERIELGMAVVPENRRIFPKMTVRENLEMGAFLRRDPKGIKEDMEYVFSLFPRLEERLNQLGGTMSGGEQQMLAMGRALMSRPKLILMDEPSMGLAPRLVETIFKIIKRVNDEGITVYVVEQNANISLRIADRGYVLQTGEVVLSGPAQDLLNNEAMRRAYLGEV from the coding sequence ATGCCGGAACCGCTCCTTGAACTTAAGAATGTAAGCAGCTACTACGGCCCCATCCGGGCCTTGAACAAGGTGAATATGGTGCTCTACCCGGGCGAGATGGTGTGCCTTTTGGGGGGGAACGCCTCGGGAAAGAGCACCACGCTCAAGACGATCCTAGGCATCGTGCGTAACGCGGAGGGCGAGATCTGGTTCCGCGGGCAGCGGGTGGACCGGCTCTCCACCGCGGAACGCATCGAGCTCGGGATGGCCGTGGTGCCGGAGAACCGCCGGATCTTCCCCAAGATGACCGTGCGGGAGAACCTCGAGATGGGCGCGTTTTTGCGGCGCGACCCGAAGGGAATCAAGGAGGACATGGAGTACGTTTTCTCCCTCTTCCCCCGCCTGGAGGAACGCTTGAACCAGCTGGGGGGCACGATGTCCGGCGGTGAACAGCAGATGCTCGCGATGGGCCGCGCCTTGATGAGCCGCCCCAAGCTCATCCTGATGGACGAGCCCTCGATGGGCCTCGCGCCGCGGCTCGTCGAGACGATCTTCAAGATCATCAAGCGCGTCAACGACGAGGGCATCACCGTGTACGTCGTGGAGCAAAACGCGAACATCTCCCTGAGGATCGCGGACCGCGGGTACGTGCTGCAGACGGGCGAGGTGGTGCTCTCCGGCCCAGCGCAGGATCTGCTGAATAATGAAGCCATGCGCCGCGCCTACCTCGGCGAGGTATAG